In Sphingobacteriaceae bacterium, the following are encoded in one genomic region:
- the rplD gene encoding 50S ribosomal protein L4, which produces MQVEVLNISGKKTAKKVDLADAIFNAEPNDHCIYLDVKLHLANRRQGTHKSKERAEIARTTKKLKRQKGTGGARAGSMKSPLFIGGGRVFGPRPRDYSFKLNKKVKSLARISALSYKAKDNAITVLEDFNFEAPKTKNYIDLLKNLNLSDKKTLVVLGGVNKNVYLSSRNIQGTKVVNASDINTYDILNADTLVLAESSVKVLETILNK; this is translated from the coding sequence ATGCAAGTAGAAGTATTAAATATAAGCGGTAAGAAAACAGCAAAAAAAGTAGATTTGGCAGATGCCATTTTTAATGCTGAACCAAATGATCATTGTATTTATCTAGACGTTAAGTTGCATTTAGCAAATCGTCGTCAAGGTACACATAAATCAAAAGAACGTGCTGAAATTGCACGTACAACTAAAAAATTAAAACGTCAAAAAGGTACCGGCGGAGCACGTGCCGGTTCTATGAAATCTCCTTTGTTTATTGGTGGTGGTCGTGTTTTTGGTCCAAGACCTCGCGATTATTCATTTAAATTAAACAAAAAGGTTAAGTCATTAGCGCGTATTTCTGCTTTATCGTATAAAGCAAAAGATAATGCAATTACTGTATTAGAAGACTTTAATTTTGAAGCTCCGAAAACTAAAAATTATATTGATTTATTGAAAAATTTAAATCTTTCTGATAAGAAAACATTAGTGGTTTTAGGTGGAGTAAATAAAAACGTGTATTTGTCTTCGCGCAACATTCAGGGTACTAAAGTGGTTAACGCTTCTGATATCAATACGTATGATATTTTAAATGCCGATACTTTGGTTTTAGCTGAAAGTTCTGTGAAAGTTTTAGAAACAATTTTAAATAAGTAA
- the rplV gene encoding 50S ribosomal protein L22 gives MGKRKRLVAEKRKEQNKTTYFAKLNHCPTSPRKMAQVADLVRGMDVYKALTVLKFNTREASNRLEKLLKSAIANYELKNNSRAEEGTLYVKSVKVDSAPQVKRLRTAPQGRGYRIRKRTNHVTLIIDTKNND, from the coding sequence ATGGGAAAAAGAAAAAGATTAGTTGCTGAAAAGCGCAAGGAACAAAATAAGACTACTTATTTTGCAAAATTAAATCATTGTCCAACTTCACCTCGTAAAATGGCGCAAGTTGCCGACTTGGTGAGAGGTATGGATGTATATAAGGCTTTAACTGTATTAAAATTTAATACGCGTGAGGCTTCAAACCGATTGGAGAAACTTTTAAAATCTGCAATTGCGAATTACGAATTAAAAAATAATTCACGCGCGGAAGAAGGAACTCTATATGTAAAGTCTGTTAAAGTGGACAGTGCTCCTCAGGTAAAAAGATTACGTACCGCACCTCAAGGTCGTGGTTACAGAATCAGAAAACGTACAAACCACGTAACTTTAATTATTGATACAAAAAATAACGATTAA
- the rplB gene encoding 50S ribosomal protein L2, whose product MGLKKYRPLTPSLRYKLTTDFAEITADRPEKSLVKSTKSSGGRNNTGKMTIRYIGGGHKKAYRVIDFKRDKDGIEGTVKTVEYDPNRSARIALVVYKDGEKRYIIAPHGIQVGQKIMSGKGAAPEIGNTLLLSEIPLGTIIHNIELRPGQGAALARSAGSFAQLSARDGKYAILRMPSGELRMILITCKATVGSVSNPDHNQIVHGKAGRRRWLGRRPRNRPVAMNPVDHPMGGGEGRASGGHPRSRKGIPSKGYKTRYPKKASSKHIIERRKK is encoded by the coding sequence ATGGGATTAAAAAAATATAGGCCACTTACTCCGTCGTTAAGATATAAATTAACGACCGACTTCGCAGAAATTACTGCTGACAGGCCTGAGAAAAGTTTGGTAAAATCTACCAAATCGTCCGGAGGACGCAACAATACCGGTAAAATGACAATTCGCTACATCGGTGGTGGTCACAAAAAAGCTTATCGCGTTATTGATTTTAAAAGAGATAAAGATGGAATCGAAGGAACAGTGAAAACTGTTGAATATGATCCAAATCGTTCTGCTCGTATCGCTTTAGTTGTTTATAAAGACGGCGAAAAACGATACATCATTGCTCCACACGGTATTCAAGTAGGACAAAAAATAATGAGCGGAAAAGGTGCAGCTCCGGAAATCGGGAACACTTTATTATTATCTGAAATTCCTTTAGGAACAATTATTCATAATATTGAATTAAGACCTGGTCAAGGTGCCGCACTAGCGCGCAGTGCAGGATCATTTGCACAATTATCCGCTCGTGATGGTAAATATGCAATTTTGCGTATGCCTTCAGGTGAATTAAGAATGATTTTAATTACTTGTAAGGCAACGGTTGGTTCTGTATCAAATCCTGATCATAACCAAATCGTACACGGTAAAGCCGGTCGCAGACGTTGGTTAGGCCGTCGTCCTAGAAACAGACCGGTAGCCATGAACCCTGTTGATCATCCAATGGGTGGTGGTGAAGGTCGTGCATCCGGTGGTCACCCACGTTCTCGTAAAGGTATTCCTTCAAAAGGATACAAAACACGTTACCCTAAAAAAGCATCTTCTAAACACATTATAGAGAGAAGAAAAAAATAG
- the rplW gene encoding 50S ribosomal protein L23, which translates to MEIIVKPIITEKMTSQSEKFNRYGFIVVKEANKTQIKAAIEKMYNVKVDSVNTQQYVGKVKTRNTTRGLAIGRVNRSKKAFVTLKDGEVIDFYASV; encoded by the coding sequence ATGGAAATAATAGTAAAACCCATAATTACAGAAAAAATGACTTCACAGAGTGAAAAATTTAACCGTTATGGTTTTATTGTAGTGAAGGAAGCAAACAAAACGCAAATAAAAGCTGCGATTGAAAAAATGTATAATGTAAAAGTTGATTCTGTAAATACTCAACAATACGTTGGTAAAGTAAAAACTCGTAATACGACTCGCGGTTTAGCTATAGGTCGCGTAAATCGTAGTAAAAAGGCATTTGTAACATTAAAAGATGGAGAGGTTATTGACTTCTACGCTAGTGTATAA
- the rplC gene encoding 50S ribosomal protein L3 has protein sequence MSGIIGKKIGMTSFFDAKGKYVPCTVIEAGPCVVTQVKTNENDGYNAIQLSFDEKKEKNTSNAMKGHFGLAKTTPKRKIVEFRHFEVAKNLGDVITVDLFAEGDFVDVVGTSKGKGFQGVVKRYGFSGVGHANKSHGQHDRERAPGSMGASSDPSRVLPGKRLPGRTGGNRKKMQNLQVVKVMADKNVILVKGSVPGAKGSYVLIEK, from the coding sequence ATGTCAGGAATAATTGGTAAAAAAATAGGAATGACCAGTTTCTTTGATGCCAAGGGCAAATACGTGCCATGCACAGTTATAGAAGCGGGTCCTTGCGTTGTTACGCAAGTAAAAACCAATGAAAACGACGGCTACAATGCTATTCAATTGTCATTTGATGAGAAAAAAGAAAAAAACACATCAAATGCAATGAAGGGGCATTTCGGTTTGGCTAAAACAACGCCAAAAAGAAAAATTGTAGAATTCCGTCATTTTGAAGTTGCAAAAAATTTAGGTGATGTTATTACCGTAGATCTTTTTGCAGAAGGTGATTTTGTTGATGTTGTTGGTACATCAAAGGGTAAAGGTTTTCAGGGTGTTGTAAAACGTTATGGATTTAGCGGTGTTGGACATGCAAATAAATCGCATGGTCAGCATGATCGTGAAAGAGCTCCTGGTTCAATGGGTGCTTCTTCTGATCCGTCACGTGTTTTACCGGGAAAAAGATTGCCGGGAAGAACTGGAGGTAACCGTAAAAAAATGCAAAATCTTCAGGTAGTTAAAGTAATGGCAGACAAGAATGTTATTCTTGTGAAGGGTTCGGTTCCCGGTGCTAAAGGGTCTTACGTTTTAATAGAGAAGTAA
- the rpsS gene encoding 30S ribosomal protein S19, translating to MARSLKKGPFIDHNLWDKVQKMNSGTKKSALKTWARRSTIPPEFVGHTFAVHNGNKFIPVYVTENMVGHKLGEFAPTRIFKGHAGHNKK from the coding sequence ATGGCAAGATCACTAAAAAAAGGTCCCTTTATAGATCACAATCTTTGGGATAAAGTTCAAAAAATGAACAGTGGCACTAAAAAGTCAGCATTAAAGACTTGGGCCCGTCGTTCTACAATTCCACCTGAGTTTGTTGGGCACACGTTTGCTGTGCATAATGGAAATAAATTCATTCCGGTTTATGTAACCGAAAACATGGTTGGGCACAAATTAGGAGAATTTGCGCCAACACGGATATTTAAAGGCCACGCTGGTCATAATAAAAAATAA
- the rpsC gene encoding 30S ribosomal protein S3, with protein MGQKVNPIGIRLGIIKGWDSNWFGGNDYSEKLVEDEKIRNYLKARLAKGSISKIVIERTMKLITVTINTARPGIIIGKGGKEVDKLKEEIKKLTKKEVQINIFEIKRPELDARLVADSIARQIEGRISFRRAAKMAMASTMRLGAEGIKIKVSGRLGGAEMARTEGYKEGRTPLHTLRADIDYAVAEAHTSYGRIGVKVWICRGEVYGKRDLTPNGSALKEKKSNDRAGDKPKFGNRKRTRKEDK; from the coding sequence ATGGGACAAAAAGTAAATCCAATAGGTATCAGATTAGGAATCATCAAAGGATGGGATTCAAACTGGTTTGGCGGTAACGATTATTCAGAAAAATTAGTTGAAGATGAAAAAATCAGAAACTACCTGAAAGCACGTTTAGCAAAAGGCAGCATTTCAAAAATTGTTATTGAAAGAACAATGAAACTGATAACAGTTACAATCAACACAGCTCGTCCGGGAATTATTATCGGAAAGGGTGGAAAAGAAGTTGATAAACTGAAGGAAGAAATTAAAAAGCTTACCAAAAAGGAAGTTCAAATTAATATTTTTGAAATTAAACGTCCTGAATTAGACGCGCGTTTAGTAGCTGATAGTATTGCTCGTCAAATCGAAGGTCGTATATCATTCCGTCGTGCAGCTAAAATGGCTATGGCAAGTACTATGCGTTTAGGAGCAGAAGGTATTAAAATCAAGGTAAGCGGACGTTTAGGTGGTGCTGAAATGGCACGTACCGAAGGTTATAAAGAAGGAAGAACTCCTTTACACACTTTACGTGCAGATATTGATTATGCAGTTGCAGAAGCGCACACATCTTATGGTCGTATTGGTGTAAAAGTTTGGATTTGCAGAGGTGAAGTTTACGGTAAACGTGATTTAACTCCTAACGGTTCAGCTTTAAAAGAGAAGAAAAGTAACGATAGAGCAGGTGATAAGCCAAAATTCGGAAATAGAAAAAGAACTAGAAAAGAAGATAAATAA
- a CDS encoding 30S ribosomal protein S12, with the protein MPTISQLVRKGRKKATNKSKSAALDSCPQRRGVCTKVYTTTPKKPNSAMRKVAKVRLTNKEEVIAYIPGEGHNLQEHSIVLVRGGRVKDLPGVRYHIVRGSLDTAGVEGRKQQRSKYGAKRPKAGAAATPAKKK; encoded by the coding sequence ATGCCTACAATTTCACAATTAGTAAGAAAAGGTCGCAAAAAAGCAACCAACAAGAGCAAATCGGCCGCTTTGGACTCATGTCCACAACGCCGTGGTGTATGTACAAAAGTGTACACAACTACACCTAAGAAGCCTAATTCAGCCATGCGAAAAGTGGCTAAGGTTCGTTTAACCAACAAGGAAGAAGTAATTGCTTACATTCCCGGAGAAGGACACAACTTGCAAGAGCACTCCATAGTTTTGGTGCGTGGTGGTCGTGTGAAAGATTTACCGGGTGTACGTTATCACATTGTGAGAGGAAGCCTGGATACTGCAGGTGTTGAGGGCCGTAAACAACAACGTTCAAAATATGGAGCGAAGCGACCAAAAGCAGGTGCTGCAGCAACTCCGGCAAAGAAAAAATAA
- the rpsJ gene encoding 30S ribosomal protein S10: MSQRIRIKLKSYDFNLVDKSAEKIVKTVKATGAVVNGPIPLPTNKRIFTVLKSPHVNKKARDQFQLCSYKRLLDIYSSSSKTVDALMKLELPSGVEVEIKV, from the coding sequence ATGAGCCAGAGAATCAGAATCAAACTAAAATCATACGATTTTAACCTCGTTGACAAGTCAGCTGAGAAAATCGTGAAAACTGTGAAAGCAACAGGAGCCGTGGTTAACGGACCAATTCCTTTGCCTACAAACAAAAGAATCTTTACAGTTTTAAAATCCCCTCACGTAAATAAAAAAGCGCGTGATCAGTTTCAGTTATGCTCTTATAAGCGTTTGTTAGACATATACAGTTCTTCTTCAAAAACTGTTGATGCTCTAATGAAACTCGAATTACCAAGTGGAGTAGAGGTAGAAATTAAAGTTTAG
- a CDS encoding SpoIIE family protein phosphatase: MRIRLFYILLWISIFGKAQTVESFSYEELDSTVILKDAELFLPVSRNNTFIGLNAIKIKNFPIWLKDSIWKNYKGIYWVKKTVRFDSTCKNKSLTINISVEGACEVFLNRKLIKKIGRIGYNVESQRELISDYFSISQVFEADKDYEILIRGSENEPAINHENEMMLLDIKVSICQTDNFHLLKGEIEENAIGISSFLFSFYITLFILHFTIFFLNRYEVSNLYYSIILFFAAYISFSRLFSHYSDNYFLISTMEQISMPAAVTLFHFLPFMFRAIFKIANPKWYFVTYLVLFITFYVGFNDMPIANFFSLLVIFFGITESLRIIIIALKHKKEGAKAIALGILALVIIMLLTLILIINKQNTFNVADPVIGMIMLLIVFLALTGVPLSLTFYLAHSISRTNKFLSKKLIQVEELSKQTIEQEKEKQQILAEQNITLDKQVKERTSEIQEQKKIIEEKNKDIIDSINYAKQIQTSILPEGEIIKSIFPNSFIFYSPKDIVSGDFYYITEIKGNKIVVTADCTGHGVPGALMSMVGSNIINKLTHENEIFNPKDLIENLHKELRHSLKQDLPGSINRDGMDLAAITITKDKILYSGANRPLIYFDQKGELNEIKPDKTPVGGSHIEKIELTEHQLAIKDVKQLFLFSDGFADQFGGPDNEHGGKKIMVSRFKKWLVEISTYKSEEQEAFLVKKFTEWKGKNEQVDDVMVIGIKP, encoded by the coding sequence ATGCGTATTCGGTTATTTTATATCCTGCTATGGATTTCCATTTTTGGTAAAGCTCAAACTGTCGAATCCTTTTCTTATGAAGAACTGGATAGCACAGTTATTTTAAAAGATGCAGAACTCTTTTTACCCGTATCCAGGAACAACACATTTATTGGACTCAATGCGATTAAAATCAAAAATTTTCCTATATGGCTAAAAGATTCCATTTGGAAAAACTACAAGGGGATTTATTGGGTAAAGAAAACTGTTCGTTTTGACTCCACTTGTAAAAACAAAAGCTTAACTATTAATATTTCAGTTGAAGGAGCTTGTGAAGTTTTTCTTAATAGAAAGCTTATTAAAAAAATTGGTAGAATAGGATACAATGTAGAAAGTCAGCGGGAATTAATTTCAGATTATTTCAGTATTAGTCAGGTCTTTGAAGCTGATAAAGATTATGAAATTTTAATTCGCGGATCTGAGAATGAACCTGCAATAAATCATGAAAACGAAATGATGTTGCTGGATATTAAGGTTAGCATTTGCCAAACGGATAATTTTCATTTACTAAAGGGTGAAATTGAAGAAAATGCAATAGGAATTTCAAGTTTCTTATTTAGTTTTTACATCACCTTGTTTATCCTGCATTTTACAATATTCTTTTTAAACAGATATGAAGTTTCTAATTTGTATTATTCTATAATTCTTTTTTTTGCCGCATACATCTCTTTCTCCCGACTTTTCTCCCACTATTCGGATAATTATTTTCTTATAAGTACAATGGAACAAATAAGCATGCCCGCTGCGGTAACTTTGTTTCATTTCCTCCCTTTTATGTTTAGAGCAATTTTTAAAATAGCCAATCCTAAATGGTATTTTGTAACTTACTTGGTATTATTTATTACCTTTTATGTTGGTTTTAATGATATGCCAATTGCCAACTTTTTTTCATTATTAGTCATTTTCTTTGGGATAACCGAGTCTCTCCGAATAATCATAATCGCCTTAAAGCATAAAAAGGAAGGTGCTAAAGCTATTGCATTAGGCATTCTAGCTTTGGTCATCATTATGTTATTAACATTGATACTCATTATTAACAAGCAAAATACTTTTAATGTGGCAGATCCTGTGATTGGAATGATAATGCTATTAATTGTGTTTTTAGCGTTAACCGGCGTTCCGCTTAGTCTTACTTTCTACTTAGCCCATTCCATATCACGAACCAATAAATTCTTATCTAAAAAATTAATTCAAGTTGAAGAACTTTCGAAGCAAACTATAGAACAGGAAAAGGAAAAGCAACAAATTTTAGCAGAACAAAATATAACACTGGATAAACAAGTAAAGGAAAGAACAAGTGAAATACAGGAACAAAAGAAAATCATAGAGGAAAAAAATAAAGATATAATTGATAGTATAAATTATGCTAAACAAATTCAAACTTCTATTTTGCCAGAAGGTGAAATAATAAAAAGTATTTTCCCTAATTCCTTTATTTTTTATAGTCCGAAAGATATTGTGAGTGGAGATTTTTATTATATCACTGAAATAAAAGGAAACAAAATAGTAGTAACTGCAGATTGTACCGGACACGGAGTACCCGGAGCTTTAATGAGTATGGTGGGTAGTAACATCATCAACAAATTAACCCACGAAAATGAAATATTTAATCCAAAAGATTTAATAGAAAACTTACACAAAGAACTCCGACACTCATTGAAACAAGATTTACCCGGTTCAATAAACAGAGATGGAATGGATTTAGCAGCGATTACGATTACTAAAGATAAAATTTTGTATAGTGGCGCAAACAGACCATTAATTTATTTTGACCAGAAAGGTGAATTAAATGAAATAAAACCCGATAAAACACCGGTAGGTGGTTCGCACATAGAAAAAATTGAGCTAACAGAACATCAATTAGCAATAAAAGATGTAAAACAATTATTCTTATTCAGCGATGGCTTTGCCGATCAGTTTGGCGGACCGGATAATGAACATGGTGGTAAAAAAATAATGGTATCGAGATTTAAAAAGTGGTTGGTTGAAATTTCGACCTATAAATCTGAAGAACAGGAAGCTTTTTTGGTAAAGAAGTTTACAGAATGGAAAGGTAAAAACGAACAAGTTGATGATGTTATGGTGATTGGGATTAAGCCTTAA
- the rpsG gene encoding 30S ribosomal protein S7 → MRKSRAKKRVLLPDPIYNDTLVTRFLNNLMYDGKKNTASSIFHEAIATVAKRTNEDGLEVWKKALANVTPQVEVRSRRVGGATFQIPSEIRPDRKVSMAMKWLILYSRKRNEKSMAQKLAGEIVAAAKEEGAAFKKKEDVHKMAEANKAFSHFRF, encoded by the coding sequence ATGAGAAAATCAAGAGCTAAAAAACGCGTTTTATTACCTGATCCAATTTATAACGATACATTGGTAACTCGCTTTTTAAATAATTTAATGTATGACGGTAAGAAGAATACCGCATCAAGTATATTTCATGAAGCTATTGCAACTGTTGCAAAGCGTACAAATGAAGATGGTTTAGAAGTTTGGAAAAAGGCATTGGCTAATGTTACGCCACAGGTTGAAGTAAGATCTCGCCGTGTTGGTGGTGCTACTTTTCAAATTCCTTCTGAAATCCGCCCTGATCGTAAAGTATCAATGGCCATGAAATGGTTAATTCTTTATTCACGCAAACGTAACGAAAAGTCAATGGCTCAAAAATTAGCCGGAGAAATAGTTGCGGCGGCAAAAGAAGAAGGTGCAGCTTTCAAAAAGAAAGAAGACGTGCATAAAATGGCGGAAGCCAACAAAGCATTTTCACATTTTAGATTCTAA
- the fusA gene encoding elongation factor G produces the protein MSDLKYTRNIGIAAHIDAGKTTCTERILYYTGVNHKIGEVHDGAATMDWMAQEQERGITITSAATTCYWNYRDNKYKINIIDTPGHVDFTVEVNRSLRVLDGLVFLFSAVDGVEPQSETNWRLADNYNVTRIGFVNKMDRQGSDFLAVVKQVKDILGGNAVPLQLPIGAEENFKGVVDLINNRGIVWNEEDKGMTFTEVPIPDDMKDEVAEYREKLFEAVAEFDDQLMEKFFDAPDTITEREVLDALRKACVANKIVPMVCGSAFKNKGVQTMLDLVMELMPCPLDRDNIKGINPDTGEEVTRKPSSSDPFTALAFKIATDPFVGRLCFFRAYSGRLDAGSYVLNTRSGNKERISRIFQMHANKQNPIEFIEAGDIGAAVGFKDIRTGDTLCAEKFPIVLEAMNFPEPVIGIAIEPKTQGDLDRLGVGLNKLSEEDPTFRVKTDEDSGQTIISGMGELHLEIIVDRLKREFKVEVNQGAPQVAYKEAISTSVEHREVYKKQTGGRGKFADIRCTLGPLDADYDVAKNGELQFVNEITGGNIPREFIPSVEKGFKASLANGVLAGYPLVGLKVVLTDGSYHAVDSDALSFEICARTAFREALPKCKPVLLEPIMKVEVLTPEQNMGDVVGDLNRRRGQIEGMDSKGNAQVIKAKVPLSEMFGYVTQLRTLTSGRATSTMEFSHYSECPANIATDVVAKAKGKTAKV, from the coding sequence ATGAGCGACTTAAAATATACAAGAAATATTGGGATTGCTGCCCACATTGATGCCGGAAAAACTACGTGTACTGAACGTATATTATATTATACAGGCGTAAATCATAAAATTGGCGAAGTGCATGATGGTGCCGCTACTATGGATTGGATGGCTCAGGAGCAAGAAAGAGGTATTACCATCACTTCAGCTGCCACAACTTGTTACTGGAATTACCGTGACAATAAATATAAAATCAATATTATCGATACCCCAGGTCACGTGGACTTTACTGTTGAAGTAAATCGTTCATTGCGTGTATTGGATGGGTTAGTGTTCTTATTTTCAGCGGTTGACGGTGTTGAGCCTCAATCTGAAACAAACTGGCGCTTAGCCGATAATTATAATGTTACTCGTATCGGCTTCGTTAATAAAATGGACCGTCAAGGATCTGATTTTTTAGCAGTTGTAAAACAAGTAAAAGATATTTTAGGTGGTAATGCAGTTCCTTTGCAATTACCTATCGGTGCTGAAGAAAATTTTAAAGGAGTTGTTGATTTAATCAATAATCGTGGAATTGTTTGGAATGAAGAAGATAAAGGGATGACTTTTACAGAAGTTCCTATTCCGGATGATATGAAAGATGAAGTGGCTGAATATCGTGAGAAATTATTCGAAGCAGTTGCGGAATTTGATGATCAGTTAATGGAGAAGTTTTTTGATGCTCCGGATACAATCACTGAGCGTGAAGTGTTAGATGCTCTTCGTAAAGCTTGCGTTGCAAATAAAATTGTTCCTATGGTTTGTGGTAGTGCCTTTAAAAATAAGGGTGTTCAAACCATGTTGGATTTGGTGATGGAATTAATGCCATGTCCGTTAGATAGAGATAATATTAAAGGAATTAATCCGGATACAGGAGAGGAAGTTACTCGTAAACCTTCTTCTTCAGACCCATTCACTGCCCTTGCATTTAAAATCGCAACAGACCCTTTTGTTGGGCGTTTGTGCTTTTTCCGTGCTTATTCAGGTAGATTGGATGCCGGTTCTTATGTATTAAATACACGTTCCGGAAATAAAGAAAGAATTTCCCGCATATTTCAAATGCATGCTAATAAACAAAATCCTATCGAATTTATCGAAGCAGGTGACATTGGCGCAGCAGTTGGGTTTAAAGATATTCGCACTGGTGATACACTTTGTGCTGAAAAGTTTCCAATTGTATTGGAAGCTATGAATTTCCCTGAACCGGTAATCGGAATTGCGATTGAACCAAAAACACAAGGTGACCTAGATCGTTTAGGTGTTGGTTTAAATAAATTATCTGAGGAAGATCCTACTTTCCGTGTTAAAACGGATGAAGATTCCGGTCAAACCATCATTTCCGGAATGGGTGAATTACATTTAGAAATTATTGTTGATCGTTTAAAGCGCGAATTTAAGGTAGAAGTTAATCAAGGTGCTCCACAAGTTGCCTATAAAGAGGCAATTTCTACTTCTGTTGAACATCGCGAAGTATATAAAAAGCAAACGGGTGGTAGAGGTAAATTTGCGGATATCCGTTGTACATTAGGACCTCTTGACGCAGATTATGATGTTGCAAAAAACGGTGAATTACAATTTGTGAATGAAATCACTGGCGGAAATATTCCTCGTGAATTTATTCCTTCAGTTGAAAAAGGATTTAAAGCTTCATTAGCAAATGGTGTTTTAGCAGGTTATCCCTTAGTTGGATTAAAAGTAGTATTAACCGATGGTTCATACCACGCGGTTGACTCTGATGCTTTATCATTTGAAATTTGTGCTCGTACTGCATTCCGCGAAGCGTTACCAAAATGTAAGCCGGTATTGTTAGAGCCAATTATGAAAGTAGAAGTTTTAACTCCTGAACAAAACATGGGTGATGTAGTTGGTGACTTAAACCGTCGTCGGGGTCAAATTGAAGGTATGGATTCTAAAGGAAATGCACAGGTAATAAAAGCTAAAGTTCCACTTTCTGAAATGTTTGGTTATGTAACACAATTACGTACACTAACGTCAGGTCGCGCAACGTCCACTATGGAATTCTCACATTATTCAGAGTGTCCGGCAAATATTGCAACTGATGTGGTAGCAAAAGCAAAAGGTAAAACAGCAAAAGTTTAA
- a CDS encoding endonuclease/exonuclease/phosphatase family protein: protein MVIGFWNIGNNTDIGDLLIEFVKENEIDILFLAETKFKKERNTKCPDVVLDFLTKSKILFSTPFVQLPDLDFRVKALTKISSSLFDLKKKEVKSSRWSAYHLEIPSLIRMNLFPVHFHSKNNWSHISQALECVNLSQDISKIESLTKCNNTLLIGDFNMNPFDFGMVSSNGLNAISSLEYVTDNPIGRKVDGSHYRFLYNPMWNFFGDQSKPMATYYYRSSGHVSHEYHILDQIILSGTMKQYLTSNCVQIVTKIGGINLAAIYDRPNEIYSDHFPIKIKLKI from the coding sequence ATGGTCATTGGATTTTGGAATATAGGCAACAACACCGATATTGGTGATTTACTCATTGAATTCGTAAAAGAAAATGAAATAGATATTCTGTTTCTTGCAGAAACGAAATTCAAAAAGGAGAGAAACACTAAGTGCCCTGATGTTGTTCTCGATTTCTTAACTAAATCCAAAATTTTGTTTTCTACTCCTTTTGTTCAATTACCTGATTTAGATTTTAGAGTAAAGGCCTTAACAAAAATATCTTCGAGTTTATTTGATTTAAAAAAAAAGGAAGTAAAAAGTTCTAGATGGTCTGCATATCATCTTGAAATTCCTTCTTTAATTAGGATGAATTTATTTCCTGTGCATTTTCATTCAAAAAACAACTGGTCGCATATAAGTCAGGCACTGGAGTGTGTTAATTTATCTCAAGATATTTCAAAAATCGAATCATTAACCAAATGTAACAACACACTTCTTATAGGTGATTTTAATATGAATCCCTTTGATTTTGGAATGGTATCTTCAAATGGTTTAAATGCAATTTCGAGTTTAGAATATGTAACTGACAATCCCATTGGTAGGAAAGTCGATGGATCTCACTATAGATTTTTATACAATCCCATGTGGAATTTCTTTGGTGATCAAAGTAAACCTATGGCTACTTACTATTATCGTTCTTCGGGTCATGTTTCTCATGAATACCATATCCTTGATCAGATAATTCTAAGCGGAACAATGAAGCAGTATCTTACTAGCAATTGTGTTCAGATTGTAACAAAAATTGGCGGTATCAATCTTGCAGCAATATATGATCGGCCTAATGAGATTTATTCAGATCATTTTCCAATTAAGATAAAACTAAAAATATAG